In a single window of the Sander lucioperca isolate FBNREF2018 chromosome 19, SLUC_FBN_1.2, whole genome shotgun sequence genome:
- the LOC116042001 gene encoding solute carrier family 23 member 1-like, translating into MASGKESCGLDNLAFDMDVSDQQRGKDGKEKEEKDTNKPTYCVTDVPPWYICTFLAIQHYLTAFGGIVSIPLILSEGLCLQHDSLTQSCLINTIFFTSGLITVLQVTFGVRLPILQGGTFALVTPAMAMLSMPEWKCPAWTQNASLVNTSSPLFIEVWQTRMRTLQGSIMVASVLQILVGFSGLIGFLMRFIGPLTIAPTVSLIGLSLYDSAGDKVGSHWGISAMTTVLIILFSQYLRRIPILVPAYSKAKKLHTSKFYIFQIMPILLGISISWLVCYLLTIYDVLPLDPAQYGHLARTDVKGDVLNKASWFTFPYPGQWGMPTVSLAGVFGMMAGIICSMAESVGDYHACARLSGAPPPPKHAISRGIGVEGLGSLLAGAFGTGNGTTSFSENVAALGITKVGSRMVILLSGVFMILIGMLGKIGAIFTTIPTPVVGGMFLIMFGVITAAGISNLQSTDMNSSRNIFVFGFSMFSALVIPNWIMKNPDFLETDVKEVDQVLRILLTTHMFIGGFLGFFLDNTIPGTKSERGLLAWNKVHLEDSSDTLATKEVYDLPFGITSCLSSQSWVRYVPFCPWNGHRSENRLEDKKMPQGRGSEQLPHSTRVIDELAF; encoded by the exons ATGGCTTCAGGGAAGGAAAGTTGTGGACTTGACAATCTTGCATTTGAT ATGGATGTCAGTGATCAACAAAGAGGAAAGGACGGAaaggagaaggaagagaaagacACAAATAAACCAACGTATTGTGTGACTGATGTTCCACCCTGGTACATTTGCACTTTTCTGGCCATACAG CATTACCTGACAGCTTTCGGTGGCATCGTCTCCATCCCCCTCATTCTCTCGGAGGGGCTGTGTCTGCAACACGACAGCCTGACCCAGAGTTGCCTCATCAACACCATTTTCTTCACCTCGGGCCTGATCACTGTGCTGCAGGTCACCTTCGGTGTAAG GCTTCCCATCCTGCAGGGGGGTACATTTGCTTTGGTGACCCCTGCCATGGCCATGTTGTCCATGCCAGAGTGGAAGTGCCCAGCTTGGACCCAGAACGCCAGTCTGGTCAACACGTCCTCACCTCTCTTTATAGAAGTGTGGCAGACCCGCATGAGAACA CTGCAGGGCTCTATCATGGTGGCCTCTGTCCTCCAGATCCTGGTCGGCTTTTCTGGGCTCATTGGCTTCCTTATGCGCTTCATTGGCCCCTTAACCATTGCCCCCACAGTCTCTCTCATAGGTCTGTCACTGTACGATTCAGCTGGAGACAAGGTTGGCAGCCACTGGGGCATCTCTGCTAT GACCACAGTGCTGATCATCTTGTTCTCCCAGTACCTCCGTCGCATACCAATCCTTGTTCCTGCATATAGCAAAGCCAAGAAACTGCACACCTCAAAGTTCTATATCTTCCAAATAATGCCT ATTCTGCTGGGCATTTCGATCTCGTGGTTAGTCTGCTACCTCCTCACTATCTATGATGTCCTACCATTGGATCCAGCCCAATATGGCCACCTGGCTCGCACTGATGTGAAGGGAGATGTGCTGAACAAGGCTTCCTGGTTCACATTTCCTTATCCTG GTCAGTGGGGCATGCCAACTGTGAGCCTGGCAGGTGTGTTTGGCATGATGGCTGGAATAATATGCTCCATGGCAGAGTCTGTGGGCGACTACCACGCATGTGCCAGGCTCTCAGGGGCGCCTCCCCCCCCCAAGCACGCCATCAGCCGGGGCATTGGTGTTGAAGGGCTCGGCAGTTTGTTGGCAGGGGCCTTCGGCACAGGCAACGGCACTACCTCATTTAGTGAGAATGTGGCTGCCCTGGGTATCACCAAG GTAGGTAGCCGAATGGTGATTCTTCTGAGTGGAGTTTTCATGATTTTGATAGGGATGCTGGGTAAAATTGGAGCCATCTTCACCACCATCCCCACCCCTGTGGTGGGAGGGATGTTCCTGATCATGTTTGGAGTCATAACTGCAGCAGGAATTTCTAATCTGCAG TCCACAGACATGAATTCCTCCAggaatatatttgtttttggtttttccATGTTTTCTGCACTTGTTATTCCGAACTGGATAATGAAGAATCCTGATTTCTTAGAAACAG ATGTTAAAGAGGTAGACCAAGTGTTGCGCATATTGTTGACCACACACATGTTCATCGGAGGGTTTCTTGGCTTCTTCCTAGATAACACAATTCCTG GGACCAAAAGCGAGCGTGGCCTCTTAGCCTGGAACAAAGTACATCTTGAGGACTCGAGCGACACCTTGGCAACTAAAGAGGTGTATGACCTCCCCTTTGGAATAACCTCTTGCCTATCGTCCCAATCTTGGGTTCGTTACGTCCCCTTCTGCCCATGGAACGGCCACAGATCTGAGAACAGGCTGGAAGACAAGAAAATGCCACAGGGCCGAGGGAGTGAGCAACTTCCCCACAGCACAAGGGTCATTGATGAATTAGCCTTCTAG